CTGCTGGGTTTTGGTAGTATCTTCGGCATGAGAATCCTTCCCGATAGTTTCACGCCATGGGTAATAATGATAACAGCTCCCAGCGCGTTCTTCATCATAGGCACCATAATATGGATTGCCAGATCGCCGCTGGTTAAGAAGAAGTGAAGGGGGGAGTCGTAAATGGGTGTTCCGCTCAATCCTTTTGTCATAATGGTGGCTGCCGCGCTGACCAGCAATATGGTACTGAGCAACTTTCTCGGAATGTGTTCCTTCATATCGGTCTCAAAAGACATTAAGACCGCGAATGGATTGGGGATGGCCGTAACTTTCGTTCTCACTTTGACCTCCGTCCTCAACCACCTGGTTTATTACTACATTCTGGTGCCGCTGGAGCTGGTTTACCTGCGGTACATAGTTTTCATAGTAGTGATCGCGGCCTTCGTCCAGTTTCTGGAGATGGTTATCGACCGGTTCTCTCCATCGCTCTATATGAACCTTGGGATCTTCCTTCCCCTGATTACTGTCAATTGTGCGATCCTTGGTGGTGTTCTTTTCATGATAATACGCGATTACAACCTCATACAGTCACTCTTCTTCGGCTTCGGCTCGGGTGCAGGCTGGTGGCTGGCAATAGTAGCGCTATCGACAATGAGGATGCGTTTACGCGAAAAAGATATCCCACCACAGCTCGTGGGACCGGGCTTGACTATGATAATAATAGGCATAATGGCACTCGCCTTCCTCGGGTTCTCCGGCATGGTACCGGTACAGTGAGGAGGTGGCGCAGTTGCAAATACTTATAACGGCTCTCGTATTGGGTGGAATATCGGCCGTTCTTGCGGCGATTATTTCGGTTGCCGATGCCGTGCTCAACAACTACGGCGATGTAAAACTTACGGTCAACGGTTCGAAAACTTACACGGTTAAGGGTGGCAGCACGTTGTTAACTACTCTAGCTGGCGAAAAGATTTTCATTCCATCGGCCTGCGGCGGGAAAGGCAGTTGCGGGCTCTGTAAAGTCAAAGTTCTCTCGAATATCGGTCCAATTCTTCCGACAGAACTTCCTTACCTCGCAGCCAGGGAGAAGAGCGAAAACATACGTCTTTCCTGTCAGGTAAAGGTTAAGGGAGATATATCGATAGAGATTCCCGATGAGCTTTTTAACATAAGGGAGTATGTATC
This portion of the Mesotoga infera genome encodes:
- a CDS encoding NADH:ubiquinone reductase (Na(+)-transporting) subunit E; the encoded protein is MGVPLNPFVIMVAAALTSNMVLSNFLGMCSFISVSKDIKTANGLGMAVTFVLTLTSVLNHLVYYYILVPLELVYLRYIVFIVVIAAFVQFLEMVIDRFSPSLYMNLGIFLPLITVNCAILGGVLFMIIRDYNLIQSLFFGFGSGAGWWLAIVALSTMRMRLREKDIPPQLVGPGLTMIIIGIMALAFLGFSGMVPVQ